A genomic stretch from Coffea arabica cultivar ET-39 chromosome 10c, Coffea Arabica ET-39 HiFi, whole genome shotgun sequence includes:
- the LOC113714339 gene encoding DEAD-box ATP-dependent RNA helicase 21-like has translation MKRAADDGLTKPDGAKKPVFLTKAQREQLALQKREEEVAEQKRRAEQLLLQTHRPSSADGSKPSSDRDRDRDRDKDRERERDREREHRERRERDRERERERERERERERDYRDSERRNREREREEEQKAREQKTRDREKEKELDAIKEQYLGSKKPKKRVIKPSEKFRFSFDWENTEDTSRDMNILYQNPHEARLLFGRGFRAGMDRREQKKLAAKNEKELREEIRKKEGVEETPGEAAAQKLKEQAADLYDTFDMRVDRHWSEKKLEEMSERDWRIFREDFNISYKGSRIPRPMRSWTESKLSSELLKAVERAGYKTPSPIQMAAIPLGLQQRDVIGIAETGSGKTAAFVLPMLTYITRLPPMSEENEAEGPYAVVMAPTRELAQQIEDETVKFAHYLGIKVVSIVGGQSIEEQGFKVRQGCEVVIATPGRLLDCLERRYVVLNQCNYVVLDEADRMIDMGFEPQVVGVLEAMPSSNMKPENEDEELDDKRIYRTTYMFSATMPPAVERLARKYLRNPVVVNIGTAGKATDLITQNVMMVKESEKPGRLQRLLDELGDKTAIVFVNTKKNADTVAKNLDRAGYRVTTLHGGKSQDQREISLEGFRTKRYNVLVATDVVGRGIDIPDVAHVINYEMPSNIESYTHRIGRTGRAGKTGVATTFLTLSDSDVFYDLKQMLTQSNSPVPPELARHEASKFKPGSIPDRPPRRNDTVFAH, from the coding sequence ATGAAGCGAGCGGCGGACGACGGGTTGACTAAGCCGGACGGCGCGAAGAAGCCTGTCTTCCTCACCAAAGCCCAGCGGGAACAGTTAGCTCTTCAGAAGCGGGAGGAAGAAGTCGCCGAACAAAAACGCCGTGCTGAGCAACTGCTGCTTCAAACCCATCGCCCTTCTTCCGCTGATGGCTCTAAACCCTCCTCCGATAGGGATAGGGATCGGGATAGGGATAAGGATCGTGAGAGggagagagatagagaaagaGAGCACCGTGAACGGCGGGAGAGAGATCGAGAGCGGGAACGGGAACGGGAAAGAGAGAGGGAACGAGAAAGGGATTACCGCGACTCGGAGCGGCGGAACCGGGAGAGGGAGCGGGAGGAAGAGCAGAAAGCAAGGGAGCAGAAGACTCGGGACAGAGAGAAGGAGAAGGAGTTGGACGCGATTAAGGAACAGTATTTGGGGTCGAAGAAGCCGAAGAAACGGGTGATTAAGCCGAGTGAGAAGTTTCGTTTCTCGTTTGACTGGGAGAATACAGAGGACACTTCTCGGGATATGAATATTCTGTACCAAAACCCTCATGAGGCTAGATTGCTGTTTGGCAGGGGTTTTCGGGCTGGGATGGATAGGAGGGAGCAGAAGAAGCTTGCTGCCAAGAATGAGAAGGAGCTGAGGGAAGAAATTCGGAAAAAGGAGGGTGTAGAGGAGACTCCTGGAGAGGCTGCGGCTCAAAAGTTGAAGGAGCAGGCTGCTGATTTGTATGATACCTTTGATATGAGGGTTGATCGGCATTGGTCCGAGAAGAAGCTTGAGGAGATGTCTGAGAgggattggagaattttcaggGAAGATTTCAACATCTCGTATAAAGGTTCCAGAATCCCTCGACCTATGAGGAGTTGGACTGAGAGCAAGCTTAGTTCTGAATTGCTTAAGGCTGTGGAGAGGGCTGGTTACAAGACCCCATCTCCTATTCAGATGGCGGCTATCCCACTTGGCCTCCAGCAACGTGATGTTATTGGTATTGCTGAGACTGGTTCAGGTAAGACTGCTGCTTTTGTTCTTCCCATGTTGACTTACATAACTAGGCTTCCTCCTATGAGTGAAGAGAACGAGGCCGAGGGGCCATATGCAGTTGTTATGGCGCCAACTCGAGAACTTGCACAGCAAATTGAGGATGAGACTGTTAAATTCGCTCACTACTTGGGTATTAAAGTTGTTTCTATAGTGGGGGGTCAGTCCATAGAAGAACAGGGGTTTAAGGTTAGACAAGGGTGTGAAGTTGTTATTGCCACTCCTGGGCGCCTTCTGGATTGTTTAGAGAGGCGGTATGTTGTTCTTAACCAGTGTAATTATGTTGTTCTTGATGAAGCTGACCGCATGATTGATATGGGTTTTGAACCCCAAGTTGTGGGGGTGCTAGAGGCTATGCCTTCGAGTAATATGAAACCAGAGAATGAGGACGAAGAATTAGATGACAAGAGGATCTACAGAACGACATACATGTTCAGTGCTACCATGCCACCTGCTGTAGAGCGGCTTGCTAGGAAGTATTTGCGAAATCCTGTAGTCGTGAACATTGGAACTGCAGGTAAGGCAACAGACCTCATCACTCAGAATGTGATGATGGTGAAGGAATCAGAGAAACCAGGCAGATTGCAGAGGTTGCTGGATGAGCTTGGAGATAAGACTGCTATAGTGTTTGTTAACACAAAGAAAAATGCAGATACAGTTGCTAAGAATTTGGACAGGGCAGGGTATCGTGTTACCACTTTGCATGGTGGGAAGTCCCAGGATCAGAGAGAAATCAGCCTTGAAGGTTTTAGGACCAAGAGATACAATGTGTTGGTTGCAACGGATGTAGTAGGACGTGGGATTGATATACCTGATGTTGCCCATGTCATTAATTATGAAATGCCCAGTAATATTGAATCATACACCCATCGCATTGGACGTACAGGTCGTGCTGGGAAGACCGGTGTAGCCACTACATTTTTAACTCTTAGCGACTCTGATGTCTTCTATGATCTCAAGCAAATGCTTACTCAAAGCAATAGTCCTGTGCCTCCAGAACTTGCTAGGCACGAGGCATCAAAGTTCAAGCCAGGGAGCATTCCTGATAGACCACCTAGACGGAATGATACAGTATTTGCTCATTGA